One genomic region from Paramicrobacterium agarici encodes:
- a CDS encoding Ppx/GppA phosphatase family protein, whose protein sequence is MRLGVLDVGSNTVHLLIVDAHPGAHPKPMASHKSVLRLMRYLAPDGSITDEGVDAIVSAVTGAVELADRSELDGFLPMATSAIREAKNGPEVLGIVTEQTGVELQVLSGEEEAKLTFLAVRRWYGWSAGNILLFDIGGGSLEISMGQDEYPTVGLSVPLGAGRSTIAFLPDDPPTAEQQDALRLHARGILEQARDEFAHMPAPSHIVGSSKTIRSLARLAGSVRDGVGDSDRMLLRRSQLADWVPRLARLPAASRPELPGITLDRTFQIVAGGIVLSETMRVFGVKELDVSPWAMREGVLLRYLDHLD, encoded by the coding sequence ATGCGCCTCGGGGTTCTCGACGTCGGTTCCAATACGGTCCATCTGCTAATCGTCGACGCCCACCCCGGTGCTCATCCGAAGCCGATGGCAAGCCACAAGTCCGTGCTGCGCCTCATGCGCTACCTCGCGCCAGACGGTTCCATCACCGATGAGGGCGTTGACGCGATCGTCTCGGCGGTCACGGGAGCGGTCGAGCTCGCTGATCGCAGCGAGCTCGACGGGTTTCTCCCAATGGCGACATCGGCCATCCGCGAGGCGAAGAACGGCCCAGAGGTGCTGGGCATCGTCACCGAACAGACCGGGGTCGAGCTGCAGGTGCTCTCGGGCGAAGAGGAGGCCAAGCTCACGTTCCTCGCCGTACGTCGGTGGTACGGATGGTCTGCGGGCAACATCCTGCTGTTCGACATCGGCGGAGGGTCCCTCGAGATCTCCATGGGTCAAGACGAGTACCCGACCGTGGGGCTGAGCGTTCCGCTCGGTGCCGGTCGGTCGACGATCGCGTTTCTGCCCGATGACCCGCCGACGGCCGAGCAGCAAGACGCGCTTCGGCTGCATGCGCGCGGCATCCTCGAGCAGGCGCGCGACGAGTTCGCCCACATGCCGGCTCCCTCGCACATCGTCGGCTCGTCAAAGACGATTCGTTCGCTTGCACGGCTGGCCGGCTCGGTACGTGATGGGGTGGGTGACAGCGACCGGATGCTGCTGCGGCGCAGTCAGCTCGCCGATTGGGTTCCGCGGCTCGCACGGCTGCCTGCAGCATCCCGCCCCGAGCTTCCCGGCATCACGCTCGACCGCACGTTCCAGATCGTGGCGGGTGGCATCGTGCTCTCTGAGACGATGCGCGTGTTCGGCGTGAAGGAGCTCGACGTTTCGCCGTGGGCGATGCGCGAGGGCGTGCTGCTGCGCTACCTCGATCACCTGGACTGA
- a CDS encoding amino-acid N-acetyltransferase — protein MAEFNVRWARTADVPMIEKLIEPLVQERILLGKDRVVFYEAVQEFRIAETHDGEVIGCGALHVMWEDLGEVRTLAVAQPWLSKGVGHALLDSLQNDARELGLKKLFCLTFEVDFFTRHGYAPIGEDIVDPEVYAELVRSTDEGVAEFLDLARVKPNTLGNTRMLRIL, from the coding sequence ATGGCCGAGTTCAACGTGCGGTGGGCACGGACGGCCGACGTTCCCATGATCGAGAAGCTCATTGAGCCGCTCGTGCAGGAGCGCATTCTGCTCGGCAAAGACCGCGTTGTCTTCTATGAGGCCGTTCAGGAGTTCCGCATCGCAGAGACACACGACGGCGAGGTCATCGGCTGCGGCGCGCTGCACGTGATGTGGGAAGACCTGGGAGAGGTTCGCACTCTCGCGGTCGCACAGCCGTGGCTGAGCAAGGGCGTCGGGCATGCGCTTCTCGACAGCCTGCAGAACGATGCGCGAGAGCTCGGGCTCAAGAAGCTGTTCTGTCTGACGTTTGAGGTCGACTTCTTCACACGACATGGCTATGCGCCGATTGGCGAGGACATCGTGGACCCCGAGGTCTACGCCGAGCTGGTCCGCTCGACAGACGAGGGCGTCGCGGAGTTTCTCGATCTCGCTCGCGTCAAGCCCAATACGCTCGGCAATACCCGGATGCTGCGCATTCTCTGA
- a CDS encoding ExeM/NucH family extracellular endonuclease, with protein sequence MTTPTARRRATLTASALLGLACAPLAALPAAAAPDATGVVINEAYLSGGSGGAVYEHKFVELYNPTDAAISLDGMTVQYRSAGGDGDTSGIVELAGEIGAGGYYLVSGGSNGDAGDSLEDVNVQADGSLNPSGTNGTLLLVDGTETIAPAPGDVAGAAGIIDALGYGASNTFEGEAAEGPDGTKDVRSVSRTDGIDTDNNKNDFTLTEAITPQGTGDITVGVDDEEEEPPGPVGPGEKLTIAEIQGEGWSTEYEDSTVTTTGVVTAAYPDGGLSGFYLQTAGTGGDVADHTASDGIFVYADEIPVTVEVGDAVTVNGIADEYFGLTQIRVTSESDITIDENADAVAPTPAAIAFPDTDAERELFEGMLVAPQGDYTVTEVYEANRYGEIALAASDSPLVNPTVKGLPGTDAYTAEVERAEAEAVTLDDGSSVDYTNPANSDTPLPYLSLTAPVRVGAAVTFSNPVVLDYRFSAWKFQPTHRVTGDTEQPATFENTREAAPEDVGGDLKLGTFNVLNYFATTGDERPGCTSFYTDRDGNPITVRDSSPEGCQVRGAANDENLERQQAKIVAAINALDADIVSLEEIENSLATGHDDRDYALSVLVDALNDAAGSDVWAFVPSPAELPENEDVIRTAFIYQPAAVELVGEAEILIGSPAFENAREPDAQAFKPVGGDADSVFVVVSNHFKSKGSADECANDSADDNCDNGDGIGGFNGDRTRQAEALIDFADAFAEGHDTDKVFLVGDFNSYAAEDPITTITSAGYVDQGAKTGEYTYNYGGAVGSLDYIFASPAADATVTGQDIWNINSVESVALEYSRYNYNVTDFYAPDVYRASDHDPMLVGIETGTEGSDGDDQGEDGDDQGEDNQDAGAPTPVDDADLTADLESDLGLPDTLVRGQNYSVTPPDASTGPFAVWLHSEPVLLSDGYVEVSSNGTVSVIVPDDAPLGEHRVAVVTESGEVVGWQAVTVTEAGATASGALPWTGSEALPVLVVALLLMALGGVVLVARRRRSN encoded by the coding sequence GTGACAACCCCGACCGCGCGGCGACGCGCGACTCTGACAGCATCCGCCCTTCTGGGGCTTGCCTGCGCTCCCTTGGCCGCGCTCCCCGCGGCCGCAGCGCCCGACGCGACCGGGGTGGTGATCAACGAGGCGTATCTCTCGGGCGGCAGTGGCGGAGCCGTGTATGAGCACAAGTTCGTCGAGCTCTATAACCCGACGGATGCTGCCATCTCGCTCGACGGCATGACCGTGCAGTACCGCTCGGCCGGCGGCGATGGCGACACGAGCGGCATCGTTGAGCTGGCCGGCGAGATTGGTGCCGGAGGCTACTACCTGGTCTCGGGCGGCAGCAATGGCGACGCCGGCGACAGTCTCGAAGATGTCAACGTGCAGGCGGACGGCTCGCTCAACCCGAGCGGAACAAACGGCACGCTGCTGCTCGTCGACGGCACAGAGACCATCGCGCCGGCTCCGGGCGACGTCGCAGGTGCTGCGGGAATCATCGACGCTCTCGGCTACGGCGCATCGAACACGTTCGAGGGTGAAGCCGCCGAGGGGCCAGACGGCACGAAGGACGTTCGCTCGGTCTCGCGCACCGACGGCATCGACACCGACAACAACAAGAACGACTTCACCCTGACCGAGGCCATTACGCCGCAGGGCACCGGCGACATCACGGTGGGCGTTGACGATGAGGAAGAAGAGCCGCCCGGGCCCGTCGGGCCGGGCGAGAAGCTCACGATCGCCGAGATTCAGGGCGAGGGCTGGAGCACCGAGTACGAGGACAGCACCGTCACAACAACGGGAGTCGTGACAGCCGCGTATCCGGACGGTGGGCTCAGCGGCTTCTACCTGCAGACGGCCGGCACCGGCGGCGACGTTGCCGACCACACCGCGAGCGATGGCATCTTCGTCTACGCGGACGAGATTCCGGTGACCGTCGAGGTCGGCGACGCGGTGACCGTGAACGGCATTGCCGACGAGTACTTCGGACTCACGCAGATTCGCGTCACGAGCGAGAGCGACATCACCATCGACGAGAACGCGGATGCTGTCGCGCCCACTCCCGCGGCGATTGCGTTTCCCGACACGGACGCCGAGCGCGAGCTCTTCGAGGGCATGCTCGTGGCGCCGCAGGGTGACTACACAGTGACCGAGGTGTACGAGGCGAACCGTTACGGCGAGATCGCGCTTGCAGCATCCGATTCACCCCTCGTGAACCCGACGGTGAAGGGACTGCCCGGTACCGATGCCTACACCGCTGAGGTGGAGCGCGCCGAAGCCGAGGCCGTGACGCTCGATGACGGGTCCTCGGTCGACTACACGAATCCCGCGAACTCCGACACTCCGCTGCCGTACCTGTCGCTCACGGCTCCCGTGCGGGTCGGCGCCGCCGTCACGTTCAGCAATCCCGTCGTTCTCGACTACCGGTTCAGCGCGTGGAAGTTTCAGCCGACGCACCGCGTGACAGGGGACACCGAGCAGCCGGCGACATTCGAGAACACGCGTGAGGCTGCGCCGGAAGACGTCGGCGGCGACCTCAAACTCGGCACATTCAACGTGCTCAACTACTTCGCGACGACGGGCGACGAGCGCCCAGGCTGCACGTCGTTCTACACGGATCGTGACGGCAACCCCATCACGGTGCGCGACTCGAGCCCCGAGGGATGCCAGGTGCGCGGCGCGGCGAACGACGAGAACCTCGAGAGGCAGCAGGCAAAGATCGTCGCGGCGATCAACGCGCTCGACGCCGATATCGTGTCGCTCGAAGAGATCGAGAACTCGCTCGCGACCGGCCACGATGACCGCGACTATGCGCTGAGCGTGCTCGTCGACGCGCTCAACGACGCGGCAGGTTCCGACGTGTGGGCATTCGTGCCGTCGCCGGCCGAACTGCCCGAGAACGAAGACGTCATTCGAACGGCGTTCATCTACCAGCCCGCCGCGGTCGAGCTCGTGGGCGAGGCGGAGATCTTGATCGGTTCCCCCGCCTTCGAGAACGCTCGCGAACCCGACGCTCAGGCGTTCAAGCCCGTGGGCGGCGACGCGGATAGCGTGTTCGTCGTCGTCTCGAACCACTTCAAGTCGAAGGGCAGCGCCGATGAGTGCGCCAACGACTCTGCTGATGACAATTGCGACAACGGCGACGGTATCGGCGGGTTCAACGGCGACCGCACACGGCAGGCGGAAGCGCTTATCGACTTCGCCGACGCCTTCGCAGAGGGCCACGACACCGACAAGGTCTTCCTCGTCGGCGACTTCAACTCGTATGCGGCTGAAGACCCGATCACCACGATCACGAGCGCGGGGTACGTCGACCAGGGCGCGAAGACGGGCGAGTACACCTACAACTACGGAGGTGCGGTCGGCTCGCTCGACTACATCTTCGCTTCGCCCGCTGCAGATGCGACGGTGACGGGGCAGGACATCTGGAACATCAACTCGGTCGAGTCGGTGGCTCTGGAGTACTCGCGCTACAACTACAACGTCACGGACTTTTATGCTCCGGACGTCTACCGTGCGAGTGACCACGACCCCATGCTCGTCGGAATCGAAACGGGGACTGAGGGCTCTGACGGCGATGACCAGGGAGAAGACGGTGACGACCAAGGTGAAGACAACCAGGATGCTGGCGCGCCAACCCCTGTCGACGATGCTGATCTGACGGCCGATCTCGAGAGTGACCTCGGTCTGCCCGACACGCTCGTGCGCGGGCAGAACTACTCCGTGACGCCGCCGGACGCGTCGACTGGGCCGTTCGCGGTGTGGCTGCACTCGGAGCCCGTGCTGCTGAGCGACGGATACGTCGAGGTGTCGAGCAACGGAACGGTGTCGGTGATTGTGCCCGACGACGCGCCGCTCGGTGAGCACCGCGTTGCGGTCGTCACGGAGTCGGGCGAGGTCGTCGGATGGCAGGCGGTCACGGTGACAGAAGCGGGAGCGACAGCATCCGGTGCTCTGCCGTGGACCGGAAGCGAAGCATTGCCCGTGCTGGTCGTCGCCCTGCTGCTCATGGCACTCGGCGGAGTGGTGCTTGTCGCACGCCGTCGTCGATCCAACTGA
- a CDS encoding bifunctional metallophosphatase/5'-nucleotidase, with translation MLSHTRRTRRLTAIGALAGLALAPLTAISASAAEDGPTTINLININDFHGRIDDNTVSFAGTIEKLRAKAVNPIFLSAGDNIGASVYASSVQNDEPTIDVLNDLDLAASAVGNHEFDKGLDDLLDRANDPESFPYLGANVYDDAGEPVLDEYALVPIEGTDITVGVIGAVTQEVPSLVSKSGIEGLTFGDPVDAVNRVAGELTDGDESNGEADVIVAEYHEGASDGASLDAQLKAGGAFAKIVTETSAEVDAIFTGHTHKQYAWEYEGRAIVQTGSYGENIGQITLSVAADGTVTTEAFGNTARLSAGEDPTDEQKQAHDQDLIDTYPRVAAVNDTTQAALAFAKEEGSKVLGTATADITTAYYVNDEGETVRDDRSSESTLGNFVADAMLETLSDESLGGAEIGVVNPGGLRAELFKGEITVAEANSVLPFLNNLWTTTLTGEQVKIMLEQQWQRAASPDAEQPSRPYLQLGLSNNVTYTYDPDAEMDNHITSVTVNGEPLDMDREYRIGSFSFLLDGGDNFHVFTEGTNTKDSGLIDRDAWMEYIKTNSPVSPSYDRRAVAVEGFPTEPVEAGTSFELGLSKLNLTSLNVPQETGLTIALDGEQIGTAEVVDGAANARITIPADVEGDHTLTLTGDENGTVVTFPVTVVPGDGGTDEPGTEKPSEEPAPVDDSDIPDAAEGGISTVDEAQAGDTITIDVGADRAGEWVSVWLYSEPIQLSDGWVQVSADGTVEVTIPSDVPAGEHRIVVLDASGDVIGWQDITIAAAVGAGGGTTASGDLPRTGAEASELLPFALIALGLMALGGAAFGVSRYRARKVGDRS, from the coding sequence ATGCTGTCACATACACGCCGAACGAGGCGTCTGACCGCGATAGGCGCGTTAGCGGGGCTGGCTCTCGCCCCGCTGACCGCTATTTCGGCCAGCGCCGCGGAAGATGGCCCGACCACGATCAACCTCATCAACATCAACGACTTTCACGGTCGCATCGACGACAACACCGTGTCCTTTGCAGGCACGATCGAGAAGCTGCGTGCAAAAGCGGTGAACCCGATCTTCTTGTCTGCTGGCGACAACATCGGCGCTTCCGTTTACGCGTCGAGCGTGCAGAACGACGAGCCGACGATCGACGTGCTGAATGACCTCGACCTGGCGGCATCCGCCGTCGGAAATCACGAGTTCGACAAGGGACTCGACGACCTCTTAGATCGAGCGAATGATCCCGAGAGCTTTCCCTACCTTGGTGCGAACGTCTACGACGACGCGGGTGAACCGGTTCTCGACGAGTATGCTCTCGTGCCAATCGAAGGCACGGACATTACCGTCGGCGTGATCGGCGCCGTGACGCAAGAGGTTCCCTCGCTCGTGTCGAAGAGCGGCATCGAAGGCCTGACCTTCGGTGATCCTGTCGATGCCGTGAATCGGGTTGCCGGGGAGCTGACTGATGGCGACGAGTCGAACGGCGAGGCCGACGTGATCGTGGCCGAGTACCACGAGGGGGCCTCTGACGGCGCGAGCCTCGATGCGCAGCTTAAGGCAGGCGGAGCCTTCGCGAAGATCGTGACAGAGACGTCGGCAGAGGTCGACGCGATCTTCACCGGTCACACGCACAAGCAGTACGCCTGGGAGTACGAGGGCCGTGCCATCGTGCAGACCGGCAGTTACGGCGAGAACATCGGGCAGATCACCCTTAGCGTCGCCGCGGACGGAACGGTCACCACTGAGGCGTTCGGCAACACCGCGCGGCTCTCAGCGGGGGAAGACCCGACGGACGAGCAGAAGCAAGCGCACGACCAGGATCTAATCGACACGTATCCTCGTGTCGCCGCCGTCAACGACACTACGCAGGCGGCGCTCGCATTCGCGAAAGAAGAGGGAAGCAAAGTCCTCGGCACGGCAACCGCCGACATCACCACCGCGTACTACGTGAACGATGAGGGTGAGACCGTGCGCGATGACCGCTCGAGCGAGTCGACCCTGGGCAATTTCGTCGCTGACGCCATGCTCGAGACGCTGAGTGACGAGTCGCTCGGTGGCGCCGAGATCGGGGTGGTCAATCCGGGCGGTCTTCGCGCCGAACTGTTCAAGGGAGAGATCACGGTTGCCGAGGCCAACTCGGTGCTGCCGTTCCTCAACAACCTGTGGACCACGACCCTCACCGGCGAGCAGGTAAAGATCATGCTTGAGCAGCAGTGGCAGCGGGCAGCCAGCCCCGACGCCGAGCAGCCGAGCCGTCCATACCTGCAGCTCGGACTCTCGAACAACGTGACGTACACGTACGACCCGGATGCTGAGATGGACAACCACATCACCTCAGTGACGGTGAACGGCGAGCCTCTCGACATGGATCGCGAGTACCGCATCGGTTCCTTCAGCTTCTTGCTCGACGGCGGAGACAACTTCCACGTCTTCACGGAGGGCACCAACACCAAGGATTCCGGTCTGATCGATCGCGATGCCTGGATGGAATACATCAAGACGAACTCACCCGTGTCGCCCAGCTATGACCGTCGTGCGGTTGCCGTCGAGGGCTTTCCGACCGAGCCCGTTGAAGCGGGAACCTCGTTCGAGCTCGGCCTCTCGAAGCTCAACCTGACGTCGCTCAACGTGCCCCAAGAGACCGGTCTGACGATCGCGCTTGATGGTGAGCAGATCGGAACCGCCGAGGTCGTCGACGGCGCCGCGAACGCGCGCATCACCATTCCCGCCGACGTCGAGGGCGACCACACCCTGACGCTCACGGGCGACGAGAACGGCACAGTCGTGACGTTTCCTGTGACCGTTGTTCCGGGCGATGGCGGAACCGACGAGCCCGGCACCGAGAAGCCGAGCGAGGAGCCAGCTCCCGTCGACGACAGTGACATTCCGGATGCTGCCGAGGGCGGCATTTCCACCGTCGACGAGGCGCAGGCCGGCGACACCATCACGATCGACGTCGGTGCCGACCGCGCAGGTGAATGGGTGTCGGTGTGGCTCTACTCAGAGCCGATCCAGCTGTCGGACGGCTGGGTGCAGGTCAGCGCCGATGGCACTGTCGAGGTGACCATTCCGAGCGACGTTCCCGCCGGAGAACACCGCATCGTCGTGCTCGACGCCAGCGGTGACGTGATCGGCTGGCAGGACATTACGATCGCGGCGGCGGTAGGCGCTGGAGGAGGAACCACGGCGTCGGGCGATCTGCCACGTACCGGTGCCGAGGCTTCCGAGCTTCTGCCTTTCGCGCTGATCGCTCTCGGATTGATGGCCCTTGGAGGTGCGGCGTTTGGCGTGAGCAGGTATCGCGCTCGAAAGGTCGGTGACCGCTCGTAA
- a CDS encoding dehydrogenase, which yields MAKPKKKKPQPEFRSDVLADALEKQDMAAVAFALRNDRMVVPLMKPGQRDKPTDAGEVWTFRQPETGKLALLLFSDAKNKPETLPPFVGLQDGLWLHTFLRTHGESIETVFFDIAGPHPLQAAPDEIMKVLDLEIE from the coding sequence ATGGCCAAGCCCAAGAAGAAGAAACCGCAGCCCGAGTTTCGCTCTGACGTGCTCGCCGATGCCCTTGAGAAGCAGGACATGGCGGCTGTCGCCTTCGCGCTGCGCAACGATCGCATGGTCGTGCCGCTGATGAAGCCGGGCCAGCGCGACAAGCCGACGGATGCTGGTGAAGTGTGGACGTTCCGGCAGCCCGAGACAGGAAAACTCGCTCTTCTGCTGTTCTCAGACGCCAAGAACAAGCCGGAGACGCTTCCGCCGTTCGTCGGTCTGCAAGACGGCCTCTGGCTGCACACCTTTTTGCGCACCCACGGGGAGTCGATTGAGACCGTCTTCTTTGACATCGCCGGGCCGCACCCGCTTCAGGCTGCTCCTGACGAGATCATGAAGGTGCTTGACCTCGAGATCGAGTGA
- the radA gene encoding DNA repair protein RadA → MAKTVSAYACTECGWQTAKWVGRCGECQQWGTVVEAGQQSGIQKRVSAAAVTTERRARPITHVAASSISHWPSGVSEFDRVLGGGLVPGAAILVSGEPGVGKSTLLLEVAARTARAKSRVLYVSAEESVSQVRLRAERTGALHENLFLAAETDLSTVLGQIESVDPDLLIVDSVQTVASSTVDGLPGQPSQVREVAAALIRVAKERSLPLLLVGHVTKDGTIAGPRLLEHLVDVVCQFEGDRQTALRFIRALKNRFGPTDEVGCFEMTGSGIAEVPDPSRLFLSRGAPVSGTCVTVAMEGRRALPVEIQALVVSSSAPNARRVTSGVDSSRVSMLLAVLEKRAGVSVSDCDVYVSTVGGVRLTEPSADLAIAVAIASARGDWPVSHSLAAFGEISLAGEIRPVVAAKQRRSEATRLGYSNLLDSQAGGIQNALALAKRSGGSPRDREIDTAF, encoded by the coding sequence ATGGCAAAGACCGTATCGGCGTACGCGTGCACGGAGTGCGGCTGGCAGACAGCGAAATGGGTGGGGCGCTGCGGCGAGTGCCAGCAGTGGGGCACCGTCGTCGAAGCCGGCCAGCAGAGCGGAATCCAGAAGCGGGTTTCAGCCGCGGCTGTCACGACAGAGCGTCGCGCGCGCCCCATCACTCACGTCGCCGCGTCGTCGATCTCGCACTGGCCGAGCGGAGTCTCCGAGTTCGATCGGGTGCTTGGCGGTGGACTCGTTCCGGGGGCGGCGATTCTGGTGTCTGGCGAGCCGGGGGTCGGCAAATCGACGCTGCTGCTCGAGGTGGCAGCGCGCACCGCTCGAGCAAAGTCACGCGTGCTCTACGTGAGCGCCGAAGAGTCCGTGAGCCAGGTTCGCCTGCGTGCCGAGCGCACCGGTGCGCTCCACGAGAATCTATTTCTCGCGGCAGAGACCGACCTTTCCACGGTTCTGGGGCAGATCGAATCGGTCGACCCCGACCTGCTCATCGTCGACTCCGTGCAGACGGTGGCCAGCAGCACCGTCGACGGGCTTCCAGGCCAGCCGAGCCAGGTTCGCGAGGTCGCTGCAGCGCTCATTCGTGTTGCCAAGGAGCGTTCGCTGCCGCTGCTGCTCGTCGGGCACGTCACCAAAGACGGCACGATCGCTGGCCCGCGACTGCTCGAGCATCTCGTAGACGTCGTATGCCAGTTCGAGGGCGACCGGCAGACGGCCTTGCGCTTTATCCGCGCCCTCAAGAACAGATTCGGCCCGACAGACGAGGTCGGATGCTTCGAGATGACGGGCTCCGGCATCGCCGAGGTACCCGACCCCTCGCGCCTCTTCCTCAGTCGCGGCGCTCCGGTATCGGGCACCTGTGTGACCGTCGCGATGGAGGGGCGTCGTGCTCTTCCCGTCGAGATTCAGGCGCTCGTCGTATCGTCGTCTGCGCCGAACGCCCGCCGCGTCACGAGCGGCGTCGATTCCAGTCGCGTCTCCATGCTGCTCGCGGTCCTCGAGAAGCGTGCCGGCGTCTCGGTGTCAGACTGCGATGTCTATGTCTCGACCGTCGGAGGCGTGCGCCTCACCGAGCCCTCCGCCGACCTCGCGATCGCCGTCGCAATCGCCTCTGCACGCGGAGACTGGCCCGTCTCGCACTCCCTTGCCGCGTTCGGTGAGATCAGTCTGGCCGGTGAGATCCGCCCGGTCGTCGCGGCGAAGCAGCGGCGCTCAGAGGCGACGCGCCTCGGCTACTCAAACCTTCTCGACTCGCAGGCGGGCGGTATTCAGAATGCCCTCGCTCTTGCAAAGCGATCCGGGGGTTCTCCACGCGATCGAGAGATCGATACGGCGTTCTGA
- a CDS encoding aspartate aminotransferase family protein yields the protein MEAFEKWESEIRGYSRTYPTVFASASNARQVDEAGRSYVDFFGGAGVLNFGHNNQRMKRAMIEFLEADGIAHSLDMATTTKRDFMERFASTILEPRGMNHKMQFMGPTGSNAVEAALKLARRVTGRRNIVAFSHGFHGMTLGSLACTANDFFRQAAGVPLDYVEREPFDTAPGGGLQAIDDYRAQLDDPSSGRVAPAAFIVEVIQAEGGVNVASAEWLQAVQQLARDVGALFIVDDIQVGCGRTGSYFGFDGLGLDPDIVCLAKGIGGYGTPLAMNLVKPEHDARWAPGEHTGTFRGQGLSFVAGTVALGYFDDDELMNDVARKGGQMRSALQGLADELPDSGFDVRGRGMIQALDVGDGAIAKNAVAHCFENGMLIGACGSGGRVLKLIPPLTIPDDDLQEGLDTLASAVRASV from the coding sequence ATGGAGGCATTCGAGAAGTGGGAATCTGAGATTCGCGGCTACAGCCGCACGTATCCGACGGTCTTTGCTTCGGCATCGAACGCGCGGCAGGTCGACGAGGCTGGTCGCAGCTACGTTGACTTCTTCGGGGGCGCAGGCGTCCTCAATTTCGGCCATAACAACCAGCGCATGAAGCGCGCGATGATCGAGTTTCTCGAGGCAGATGGCATCGCCCACAGCCTCGACATGGCCACGACCACGAAGCGCGACTTCATGGAGCGGTTCGCGAGCACGATTCTCGAGCCGCGCGGCATGAACCACAAGATGCAGTTCATGGGTCCGACGGGATCGAATGCGGTGGAGGCTGCGCTGAAGCTCGCCCGCCGTGTGACGGGGCGGCGAAACATCGTGGCCTTCTCGCACGGGTTCCACGGCATGACCCTCGGCTCGCTCGCGTGCACGGCGAACGACTTCTTTCGTCAGGCGGCCGGTGTGCCTCTCGACTACGTGGAGCGCGAGCCCTTCGACACGGCGCCGGGCGGAGGCCTTCAGGCGATCGATGACTACCGCGCTCAGCTCGACGATCCATCAAGCGGACGCGTTGCACCGGCAGCGTTCATCGTCGAGGTGATTCAGGCGGAGGGCGGCGTCAACGTTGCGAGCGCGGAATGGCTGCAAGCCGTGCAGCAGCTCGCCCGCGACGTCGGCGCACTGTTCATCGTCGACGACATCCAGGTCGGATGCGGTCGAACCGGCAGCTACTTCGGCTTCGACGGACTGGGGCTCGACCCCGACATCGTCTGCCTGGCGAAGGGCATCGGCGGCTACGGGACGCCACTCGCGATGAACCTCGTCAAGCCCGAGCACGACGCACGCTGGGCACCGGGCGAGCACACGGGAACGTTCCGGGGACAGGGGCTGTCGTTCGTCGCCGGGACCGTCGCGCTCGGATACTTCGACGACGACGAGCTCATGAACGACGTTGCACGCAAGGGCGGGCAGATGCGTTCGGCGCTGCAGGGCCTCGCCGACGAGCTGCCCGACAGCGGGTTCGACGTTCGCGGTCGTGGCATGATCCAGGCGCTCGACGTCGGCGATGGGGCGATCGCGAAGAACGCTGTCGCCCACTGCTTCGAGAACGGCATGCTCATCGGCGCCTGCGGCAGCGGCGGGCGCGTTCTGAAGCTCATTCCGCCGCTCACCATTCCGGACGATGACTTGCAGGAGGGTCTCGACACGCTCGCGAGCGCGGTTCGAGCATCCGTCTGA